In Mycteria americana isolate JAX WOST 10 ecotype Jacksonville Zoo and Gardens chromosome 3, USCA_MyAme_1.0, whole genome shotgun sequence, a single genomic region encodes these proteins:
- the NOX3 gene encoding NADPH oxidase 3 encodes MGCWILNEKLSVLLLMVWLGLNFYLFIDTFHWYEDEDAYIYTRIMLGSTLAWARASATCLNFNCMLILLPVSRNLISFLRGASICCGGALRRQLDKNIAFHKMVAYGIAVNATIHVVAHLINVERYHTSQSKEAGELRNKLSGLGKSPNESYLNPIRTYETNTTGEVLNTIAGVTGVVITVALILIMTSSTELIRRSCYEVFWYTHHLFVVFFIGLIIHGMGQLVRGQTPQSLLLHNVTYCKDHYLEWENATQCPLPQFSGNKPVAWKWVLSPMVLYICERIVRFWRFRQEVVITKVVAHSSGVLELHMKKHGFTMGPGQYIFLQCPSVSQLEWHPFTLTSAPEEDFFSIHIRVVGDWTAALFKAFGAEEKAFKELWMLPRVAVDGPYGSATTDVFHYRVSVCIAAGIGVTPFASILKSIWYKCCNPNTVLALQKVYFYWICRDPSAFEWFADLLFHLETKMTEKGKNDFLSYHIFLTGWDESQATHIALHYDEKMDVITGLRQKTCYGRPNWDNEFKQLAENHPSNSIGVFFCGPKTLSKILQKTCNSYSSVDPRGVQFHYNKESF; translated from the exons ATGGGATGCTGGATTTTGAATGAAAAACTCTCAGTGCTGTTATTA ATGGTGTGGCTGGGACTGAATTTCTATTTGTTTATTGATACCTTCCACTGGTATGAAGACGAAGATGCTTACATTTATACACGGATTATGCTGGGA TCAACCCTGGCTTGGGCAAGAGCTTCTGCAACGTGCCTTAATTTTAACTGCATGCTAATCCTGTTACCAGTCAGTAGAAACCTTATTTCATTCTTAAGAGGAGCAAGCATT TGCTGTGGAGGAGCACTGAGGAGACAGCTTGACAAAAACATCGCATTTCACAAGATGGTTGCCTATGGAATAGCTGTAAATGcaa CCATCCATGTTGTTGCCCACTTGATCAACGTTGAGCGGTATCATACCAGCCAGTCGAAGGAAGCCGGGGAGTTACGGAATAAACTTTCTGGCCTTGGCAAGAGCCCAAATGAAAGCTACTTGAACCCAATCAGGACCTATGAAACG AACACAACAGGAGAGGTACTAAATACCATAGCTGGAGTAACCGGAGTTGTGATAACTGTGGCTTTAATTTTGATCATGACTTCATCCACTGAGCTCATCAGAAGGTCATGCTATGAGGTGTTCTGGTATACCCATCACCTCTTTGTGGTTTTCTTTATTGGTTTAATAATCCATGGTATGGG tcaGCTCGTCCGAGGTCAGACACCTCAGAGTCTGCTGCTTCACAACGTCACTTACTGTAAGGATCACTACTTGGAATGGGAGAACGCCACTCAGTGCCCTTTGCCGCAGTTTTCTGGCAACAAACCTGTG GCTTGGAAGTGGGTTTTAAGTCCTATGGTGTTGTACATCTGTGAAAGAATTGTTAGATTTTGGAGATTTCGACAGGAGGTAGTCATTACTAAG GTGGTGGCGCATTCCTCTGGAGTCCTTGAGCTTCACATGAAGAAACATGGCTTTACCATGGGACCTGGTCAATATATCTTTCTACAGTGCCCATCTGTCTCACAGCTGGAGTGGCACCCTTTCACCCTCACCTCAGCTCCCGAGGAGGACTTCTTCAGCATTCACATACGGGTCGTCGGGGATTGGACTGCAGCCCTCTTCAAGGCCTTCGGAGCTGAGGAAAAAGCTTTCAAGGAATTGTGGATGTTACCAAG AGTGGCCGTGGATGGACCATACGGATCTGCAACCACAGACGTCTTTCACTACCGAGTGAGTGTGTGCATTGCAGCAGGAATCGGAGTCACGCCGTTTGCCtctattttaaaatccatttggtACAAATGCTGCAACCCTAACACAGTACTGGCACTGCAGAAG GTTTATTTTTACTGGATTTGTCGAGACCCATCAGCATTTGAATGGTTTGCTGATCTTCTGTtccatttggaaacaaaaatgactgaaaaagggaaaaatgattTTCTAAGTTATCATATATTTCTTACCGGCTGGGATGAAAGTCAG GCTACTCACATAGCCCTACATTATGATGAAAAGATGGATGTAATTACTGGTTTGAGACAGAAGACCTGCTATGGAAGGCCAAACTGGGACAATGAGTTCAAGCAACTAGCCGAAAACCATCCTAG